The following are encoded together in the Longimicrobium sp. genome:
- a CDS encoding sigma factor-like helix-turn-helix DNA-binding protein codes for MRGSTRDLPRLVTVAGLPLTRDPAREAAVVAAYTASEEETYKTVGERIGLSRERVRQLVVAFEQRTGSSVQRAPERRCIARACRSKPSPPTLAQKIAARVRVDPETGCWEWGGSYHPAPGGQGFPRFEALGEQLARRVSYRLWCGPIPSGRVVTTTCGNERCVSPFDLAALDPSAARRLAREMGRTRKHTPRTHCLRGHEFTPENTAWNPGWEVRDGVRVRIRTRLCKTCLRERNRSYARLKPATSGRPPLPPDPHEAEVERIIRRATRASLADRLRVLQQQLEPWVIGAPLPVAVREHESFAAYQARVPQDSTWLYTWWIVGRVLADHRIKALMERSALNGGGPQ; via the coding sequence GTGCGCGGCTCCACGCGCGATCTGCCTCGGCTCGTGACCGTGGCCGGATTGCCACTCACCCGCGATCCGGCTCGTGAGGCCGCCGTCGTCGCCGCGTACACGGCCTCTGAGGAAGAGACCTACAAGACCGTCGGTGAGCGCATCGGACTCTCACGCGAGCGCGTCCGGCAGCTCGTCGTCGCGTTCGAGCAGCGGACCGGATCGTCGGTACAGCGGGCGCCGGAGCGGCGATGCATCGCGCGAGCCTGCCGCTCGAAGCCGTCGCCCCCGACCCTGGCGCAGAAGATCGCCGCGCGGGTGCGGGTCGATCCGGAGACGGGGTGCTGGGAGTGGGGCGGGTCGTACCACCCTGCGCCTGGCGGCCAGGGATTTCCGAGATTCGAAGCACTGGGTGAACAGCTGGCGCGTCGTGTCTCGTACCGGCTGTGGTGCGGTCCGATTCCATCAGGCCGCGTCGTCACGACGACGTGCGGAAACGAGCGGTGCGTCAGCCCGTTCGACCTCGCGGCGCTGGACCCGTCGGCCGCGAGGCGCCTGGCCCGGGAGATGGGCAGGACGCGGAAGCACACGCCCCGGACCCACTGCCTGCGGGGCCATGAGTTCACCCCCGAGAACACCGCGTGGAACCCCGGGTGGGAGGTTCGAGATGGAGTGCGGGTCAGGATCCGCACACGGCTGTGCAAGACGTGCTTGCGGGAGCGAAACCGGTCCTATGCGCGCCTGAAGCCGGCCACATCGGGCCGCCCGCCCCTGCCGCCGGACCCCCACGAGGCGGAGGTCGAGCGGATCATCCGGCGTGCCACGAGGGCTTCACTGGCTGACCGCCTGCGGGTCCTGCAGCAGCAGCTCGAGCCGTGGGTGATCGGGGCGCCGCTTCCGGTGGCCGTCCGCGAACACGAGTCGTTCGCGGCTTACCAGGCGCGCGTGCCGCAGGACTCCACCTGGCTCTACACCTGGTGGATCGTCGGCCGCGTGCTGGCGGATCATCGGATCAAAGCCTTGATGGAGCGCTCGGCCCTAAATGGAGGAGGTCCACAATGA
- a CDS encoding tetratricopeptide repeat protein encodes MHTYSSATPRAIRKTLATLYQLLHSEEYVSAFEAADACRLIAKWAGRKGLTVTSLQYAEACAAILPQSPRALNFAARTNRLLGQPSRAEVYYERAINFARHKSQWAQYVRGNLGLGTIRAAQGKVQAAIDYFHAAARAAKSESGERWLAARTAHDLLLLQADLGYFNEAAETAIDCLEWYGVHNPRFPAVVHDIGMLFVRQGRYEIALPLLELVTRANIAPVDQALGWSTYARAVAGGGDKARYMEAMGKALDFITRFPVHGSAVFNNLAFGAQSLGLWEHAEIYAREGAARAVAGTAEARDATKLLSDCTTRTVPQYDSRPLTGYPWDRLFQLLADVPRRMTAWRGPTFTKRHEDGPPPDVEF; translated from the coding sequence GTGCACACCTACTCGAGTGCTACGCCTCGAGCCATCCGAAAAACACTTGCTACGCTCTATCAATTATTGCACTCTGAAGAATATGTGAGTGCCTTTGAAGCTGCCGATGCTTGCAGATTGATCGCTAAGTGGGCGGGGCGTAAGGGGCTAACGGTCACATCACTTCAATATGCAGAGGCATGTGCCGCTATCCTGCCGCAAAGTCCGAGAGCATTAAATTTTGCAGCTCGTACGAACCGGCTTCTGGGACAGCCCTCTCGCGCGGAAGTTTACTACGAGCGAGCAATCAACTTTGCGAGGCATAAATCCCAGTGGGCGCAGTATGTGCGAGGCAACCTCGGGCTTGGTACGATTCGGGCTGCTCAGGGTAAAGTGCAAGCGGCAATTGATTACTTTCACGCGGCCGCCAGAGCAGCAAAGTCGGAGAGTGGCGAGCGCTGGCTCGCTGCGCGGACCGCTCATGATCTCCTTCTGCTACAGGCCGACCTAGGATATTTCAATGAAGCTGCAGAGACGGCAATCGATTGCCTAGAGTGGTACGGTGTTCATAACCCGCGTTTCCCAGCTGTCGTTCACGATATTGGAATGCTATTTGTTCGCCAGGGCAGGTATGAAATAGCGCTGCCGTTGTTAGAGTTGGTGACGCGGGCGAATATCGCTCCCGTCGATCAGGCGCTTGGTTGGAGTACCTACGCGAGGGCCGTCGCTGGTGGCGGAGACAAAGCACGGTATATGGAAGCGATGGGTAAAGCGCTCGATTTCATCACGCGCTTTCCAGTACATGGAAGTGCCGTGTTTAACAACCTAGCATTTGGTGCACAGTCGCTAGGTCTGTGGGAACACGCGGAGATATATGCGCGTGAAGGCGCCGCACGGGCAGTGGCCGGTACCGCCGAAGCCAGAGATGCAACTAAGCTTTTGTCAGATTGTACTACGCGTACTGTTCCACAGTACGACTCAAGACCCCTAACCGGTTACCCGTGGGACCGGTTGTTCCAGCTTCTTGCGGACGTACCGCGACGAATGACAGCGTGGCGTGGTCCGACCTTTACCAAGCGCCATGAGGACGGACCGCCCCCCGACGTCGAGTTCTAG